A part of Entelurus aequoreus isolate RoL-2023_Sb linkage group LG03, RoL_Eaeq_v1.1, whole genome shotgun sequence genomic DNA contains:
- the LOC133645627 gene encoding uncharacterized protein LOC133645627, which translates to MLGTVRKNKPELPSELVAIKNRQATSSVFAFTENATAVSYCPKKGKNVVLMSTMHKDAQLSTREDKKPQMVLDYNATKGGVDNLDKVTGTYSCRRMTARWPLVVFFNIIDVSAYNAFVLWREISEGWNSEKLYRRRLFLEQLGYALVQPQIARRVVLPRASAAAVVIVEDVQREAHTSNPPVARGQKRGRCQICSTRNDNKTTNTCGGCGKYICKEHIRCGSCAQ; encoded by the coding sequence ATGCTGGGGACAGTCCGCAAGAACAAGCCAGAGCTTCCCTCTGAGCTTGTTGCAATCAAGAACAGACAGGCTACATCCTCAGTGTttgccttcactgagaacgccaCAGCTGTTTCGTATTGCCCCAAGAAAGGGAAGAACGTTGTGCTCATGAGTACGATGCACAAGGATGCCCAGCTCAGCACCAGGGAGGACAAGAAGCCACAAATGGTGTTGGACTACAATGCCACAAAGGGTGGTGTTGACAACCTGGATAAAGTCACAGGCACGTACAGCTGCCGACGCATGACTGCACGATGGCCCCTTGTTGTATTCTTCAACATCATCGATGTGAGTGCCTACAACGCTTTTGTGCTTTGGAGGGAGATCAGTGAAGGCTGGAACAGCGAAAAGCTGTACCGGAGGAGGCTGTTCCTGGAACAGCTGGGGTACGCGCTGGTGCAACCCCAAATTGCACGAAGAGTTGTCCTACCAAGAGCCTCAGCGGCTGCTGTGGTGATAGTGGAGGATGTTCAGAGGGAGGCACACACCTCCAATCCTCCAGTGGCCAGAGGGCAAAAACGAGGCAGGTGCCAGATCTGTTCCACTAGGAACGATAACAAGACAACTAATACATGTGGGGGATGTGGCAAATACATCTGCAAGGAGCACATCCGTTGTGGATCATGTGCCCAGTAG